The following coding sequences lie in one Arachis hypogaea cultivar Tifrunner chromosome 9, arahy.Tifrunner.gnm2.J5K5, whole genome shotgun sequence genomic window:
- the LOC112711009 gene encoding uncharacterized protein translates to MENNSRALVFTLIFTLSTVVLYCPSEGLNAEGEYLLEMKRKFSDKYRYLENWNSSDSTPCGWKGVNCSMGSNPVVVSLDLHSMNLSGSLAPSIGSLVYLSRLNLSGNSLTGIIPKQIGNCSSLQVLALNNNLLEGRIPVEIGQLLDLTELYVHNNRLSGHFPVEIGNLSSLTVFTAYTNNLTGSLPSSFGNLKSLRRFRTGQNMISGSLPQEIGGCQSLEYLGLTQNQISGEIPKALGLLKNIKFLVLRENNFNGAIPKELGNCTNLEVLALYRNMLVGSIPRELGNLVLLKKLYLYHNELTGEIPREIGNLTLATEIDFSENLLTGRIPAELAKIPGLQLLHLFQNVLTGVIPNELTTLKNLTDVDLSINYLRGTIPVGFQDLLYLTTLQLFNNSLTGSIPRALGANSRLWVLDVSFNNLVGRIPVHLCQNSKLMLLNLGSNKLSGSIPYGILRCKSLVQLRLFANNFRGRFPSTLCRLVNLSALELDQNDFTGPLPPQIGNCISLQRLHLSNNRFSSELPKEMGNLSQLVTFNVSTNYLYGRLPLELFNCKKLQRLDLSHNKFVGPFPGEIGTLSQLELLRFTGNNFSGQVPASIGKLVRLTELQMSENSFSGCIPAELGALSALQITLNLSHNELTGQIPFELGKLNMLESLQLNNNHLSGQIPSTFVQLSSLLACNFSNNDLSGPLPSLPFFQNSTSSCFFGNKGLCGGILRPCPKNASPSPNKLGKVLAIAAAVVSAVSLVLIVVIIYLMIRPVDSVSPQLDVDTSHAPPVSDMYFFSKEVLTFQDVVEATENFHPKYIIGKGGTGTVYRADISTSDTIAIKKLDLSREGVVLNDSFRAEISTLGKIRHRNIVKLHAFCTYHGSKLILYEYMAKGSLRELLQGATCSLDWRKRFRIALGAAQGLSYLHHDCKPRIIHRDIKPSNILIDHEFEAHVGDFGLAKLIDVSTSKSVSAVAGSYGYIAPEYAYTVKVTEKCDVYSYGVVLLELLTGKKAVQPIDQGGDLVSWVKNHIHKHSLSLDIFDTRLNLHLLDKILVAQICDVLKIAVICTDTCASRRPSMRKVVSMLVSSSNRVEQPSSLSSPCEESRC, encoded by the exons ATGGAGAATAATTCACGTGCATTGGTTTTTACGCTGATATTTACTCTTTCAACTGTTGTGTTATATTGTCCTTCTGAAGGACTCAATGCAGAGGGTGAATACCTTcttgaaatgaaaaggaaattttCCGACAAATACAGGTACCTGGAGAATTGGAACTCAAGTGATTCCACGCCTTGTGGGTGGAAGGGTGTGAACTGCAGCATGGGAAGCAATCCAGTGGTGGTGTCTCTCGACTTGCATTCGATGAACCTCTCCGGATCTTTGGCTCCCAGCATTGGTAGTTTGGTTTACTTGTCTCGCCTTAACCTCTCTGGAAATTCCTTGACTGGGATTATACCCAAACAGATTGGAAACTGCTCAAGCTTGCAAGTTCTTGCTCTCAACAACAATCTTTTAGAAGGCCGAATTCCTGTTGAAATCGGCCAGCTTTTGGATTTAACAGAATTGTACGTTCACAACAACAGACTGTCTGGGCATTTTCCAGTGGAAATTGGTAACCTTTCTTCACTCACAGTATTTACTGCATACACCAATAATCTCACTGGATCTTTGCCAAGTTCTTTCGGCAACCTTAAGAGCTTGCGACGCTTCCGAACCGGTCAAAACATGATATCAGGAAGTCTACCCCAAGAGATAGGTGGATGTCAGAGCTTGGAATATCTTGGTTTAACTCAGAATCAGATAAGTGGTGAAATTCCAAAAGCACTTGGGCTgctcaagaacataaaatttttggtCCTTAGGGAAAACAACTTCAATGGGGCCATACCCAAGGAGCTTGGAAACTGCACAAATTTAGAGGTACTGGCTCTATATAGGAACATGCTTGTGGGATCAATCCCAAGGGAGCTGGGAAACCTTGTGCTCCTAAAGAAGTTGTACCTTTACCACAATGAGTTGACAGGAGAAATTCCAAGAGAAATTGGGAACCTTACTCTTGCTACTGAGATTGACTTTTCAGAGAACCTGTTGACCGGAAGAATACCAGCTGAGTTGGCTAAGATTCCAGGGCTACAATTGCTTCATCTCTTCCAGAATGTGCTTACCGGTGTCATCCCAAATGAGCTCACAACTTTGAAGAACCTGACTGATGTTGATCTCTCTATCAATTATCTCAGAGGTACTATTCCTGTTGGATTTCAGGACTTGCTCTACTTGACCACCTTGCAACTCTTCAACAACTCACTAACTGGTTCCATTCCTCGAGCGCTCGGAGCCAACAGTCGACTCTGGGTGCTTGATGTATCATTCAACAACTTGGTGGGAAGAATTCCAGTTCATCTATGCCAAAATTCTAAGTTGATGCTGTTGAACTTGGGTTCAAACAAGCTCAGTGGAAGTATCCCTTATGGGATTTTAAGATGCAAGTCTTTGGTGCAGCTTCGTCTCTTTGCTAACAACTTTCGAGGCAGGTTTCCTTCCACTTTGTGCAGACTTGTTAATCTTTCTGCACTGGAATTGGATCAGAATGACTTCACTGGTCCTCTTCCTCCACAAATTGGTAACTGCATAAGCTTGCAGAGACTTCACCTTTCCAACAATCGTTTTTCGTCTGAGCTGCCAAAAGAAATGGGTAACCTCTCGCAGTTAGTGACCTTTAATGTCTCAACAAATTATCTTTATGGTAGATTACCTTTGGAACTGTTCAATTGCAAGAAGCTCCAACGGCTTGATCTCAGCCATAACAAATTTGTAGGTCCTTTTCCAGGTGAGATAGGAACTCTTTCTCAGTTGGAGCTTCTGAGATTCACAGGAAATAACTTTTCAGGGCAAGTTCCAGCGTCAATAGGGAAACTTGTGCGCTTGACTGAATTGCAAATGAGTGAAAACTCGTTCAGTGGTTGCATACCGGCCGAGTTGGGTGCCCTCTCGGCCTTACAGATCACATTGAATCTCAGTCATAATGAACTCACAGGCCAAATCCCCTTTGAGCTTGGGAAACTTAACATGCTAGAATCCCTCCAACTCAACAACAACCATTTGAGTGGTCAAATTCCATCCACCTTTGTGCAACTATCAAGTTTGTTGGCCTGCAACTTCTCAAACAATGATCTTTCTGGGCCTTTACCTTCCTTACCCTTCTTCCAGAACTCGACATCCAGCTGCTTCTTTGGAAATAAAGGACTGTGCGGTGGAATTCTTCGCCCTTGCCCGAAAAATGCTTCGCCCTCTCCAAATAAACTAGGGAAGGTACTGGCTATAGCTGCAGCTGTCGTTAGTGCTGTTTCTTTAGTTCTGATTGTGGTAATTATATATCTCATGATACGTCCGGTGGATTCCGTTTCGCCACAGCTAGACGTTGACACATCACATGCTCCACCTGTTTCAGACATGTACTTCTTCTCAAAGGAGGTCTTAACATTCCAAGACGTGGTTGAAGCCACTGAAAATTTCCACCCCAAATATATCATTGGAAAAGGTGGCACTGGTACTGTGTACAGAGCAGATATATCAACCAGTGACACAATTGCTATTAAGAAGCTAGATTTGAGCCGGGAAGGCGTGGTCTTAAATGACAGCTTCCGCGCTGAAATTTCTACCTTGGGAAAAATACGTCACAGAAATATTGTGAAATTGCATGCCTTCTGCACCTATCATGGCTCAAAACTAATACTTTACGAGTACATGGCTAAGGGTAGCTTGAGGGAGTTATTGCAAGGAGCAACTTGTAGTCTTGATTGGCGTAAAAGATTTAGAATTGCCCTTGGAGCTGCACAAGGACTATCTTATTTGCACCATGATTGCAAGCCTAGGATAATCCACCGTGACATTAAGCCTAGTAACATACTCATTGATCATGAATTTGAAGCTCATGTTGGTGACTTTGGCTTGGCAAAGCTGATTGATGTGTCAACGTCTAAATCAGTGTCTGCAGTTGCAGGTTCTTATGGCTACATTGCCCCAG AGTATGCATATACCGTGAAAGTGACTGAAAAATGTGACGTATATAGCTATGGTGTTGTCCTTTTGGAGCTACTGACTGGCAAGAAGGCAGTGCAACCAATAGATCAAGGTGGTGATCTCGTGTCATGGGTGAAAAATCATATACACAAACATTCTTTATCACTGGACATTTTTGATACTCGATTGAACCTGCATCTATTGGATAAAATACTTGTTGCTCAGATATGTGATGTCTTGAAAATTGCTGTGATATGCACTGATACGTGTGCTTCAAGGCGCCCGAGTATGCGCAAAGTTGTGTCAATGCTTGTAAGTTCTAGTAATCGAGTAGAGCAACCATCTTCATTATCTTCTCCATGTGAAGAATCAAGATGCTAA